Proteins found in one Pelmatolapia mariae isolate MD_Pm_ZW linkage group LG7, Pm_UMD_F_2, whole genome shotgun sequence genomic segment:
- the man1b1a gene encoding endoplasmic reticulum mannosyl-oligosaccharide 1,2-alpha-mannosidase isoform X2 yields MYPPSRKDFISLTLSDPHSQTYNNGKHRRQSCWRKWKQLSRLQRSLILFLLALLLILGLLSYSSITEHWRGLSDQEDWLELNDRELKAIPPDAAGEARGPNIPILVKPPIKKKIFANKRGPPSLQRDGNVSDTVGKEKQEQVVQEDEGEEEEKQKKIVSWRGAMIEADQATEPPPSANEKDAAVPPAPANPADTVPLEVSPETRERLEAVCDAFRHAWKGYKDYAWGHDELKPISKSFGEWFGLGLTLIDALDTMWIMGLKEEFAEAKTWVEKDLSFNKNVDVNLFETTIRILGGLLSTYHLTGDQLFLEKAKDLGSRLMPAFKTPSKIPFSDVNIGKGTAHPPRWTSDSTLAEVTSIQLEFRELSRLTQDPQYQEAVNEVMTLVHKLPGKHDGLVPMFINTNNGQFTHKGVFTLGARADSYYEYLLKQWIQGGKTEDNLLEDYLEAIEGVKKHLVRQTGPSKLTFVGELSHNRFNPKMDHLVCFLPGTLALGAHNGLPGDHMDLAVQLMETCHQMYKQMETGLSPEIAHFSLQASDGSDVIVKPADRHNLLRPETVESLFYMYRFTKDAKYRDWGWDMLQSFNKYTKVSGGGYTSINNVRDPLSPGPRDKMESFFLGETLKYFYLLFSDDMELLSLDKYIFNTEAHPLPIWPSPPK; encoded by the exons ATGTACCCGCCTTCCAGAAAGGACTTCATCTCTCTGACACTCAGTGACCCACACAGTCAGACCTACAACAATGGCAAGCACCGAAGGCAGTCCTGCTGGAGA AAATGGAAGCAGCTGTCTCGGCTCCAGCGAAGCCTCATCCTGTTCCTGCTGGCTCTGCTGCTCATATTGGGACTGCTCTCCTACAGCAGCATCACAGAACATTGGAGAG GTTTGTCTGACCAGGAGGACTGGCTAGAGTTGAATGACAGAGAATTAAAGGCCATTCCTCCAG ATGCTGCGGGAGAAGCCAGAGGACCAAATATCCCCATACTGGTTAAGCCTCCAATTAAG AAAAAGATATTTGCAAACAAAAGAGGTCCACCAAGCCTACAGAGAGATGGAAATGTTTCAGACACGGTCGGCAAGGAGAAGCAAGAGCAGGTGGTTCAAGAGGACGAAggcgaggaggaggaaaaacaaaagaagattgTCAG CTGGAGAGGAGCAATGATTGAAGCTGACCAGGCTACAGAACCTCCACCCTCAGCCAATGAGAAAGATGCAGCAGTGCCCCCAGCACCTGCCAACCCAGCTGACACTGTCCCACTAGAAG TTTCACCTGAAACTAGAGAGAGACTGGAGGCAGTATGCGATGCCTTCAGACATGCTTGGAAAGGCTACAAGGACTACGCCTGGGGTCACGATGAACTCAAGCCCATCTCCAAATCTTTTGGTGAATGGTTTGGACTGGGTCTGACGCTGATTGATGCTTTGGACACCATGTGGATTATGGGCCTAAAAGAAg aatttgcagaagcAAAGACCTGGGTAGAGAAAGATCTGTCCTTTAACAAGAATGTGGATGTGAATTTATTTGAAACAACCATACGTATCCTGGGGGGGCTGCTGAGCACTTACCATCTAACAGGAGACCAGCTTTTCTTGGAAAAAGCT AAAGACCTTGGCTCCAGATTGATGCCTGCCTTCAAAACACCTTCAAAGATTCCCTTCTCAGATGTCAACATTGGAAAGGGAACAGCACACCCTCCCAGATGGACATCAGACAGTACGCTCGCTGAAGTCACAAGCATTCAGCTGGAATTCAGAGAGCTGAGCCGCCTCACTCAGGACCCACAGTATCAG GAGGCTGTGAATGAGGTAATGACGCTGGTCCACAAACTGCCCGGCAAACATGACGGACTGGTGCCCATGTTCATCAATACCAACAACGGCCAGTTCACCCACAAAGGAGTCTTCACACTTGGTGCCCGGGCAGACAGCTACTATGAATACCTGCTCAAACAGTGGATTCAGGGAGGCAAAACAGAAGACAA TCTGTTGGAGGACTACCTTGAGGCCATAGAGGGAGTGAAAAAACACCTGGTGAGACAGACGGGACCCAGCAAGTTGACCTTTGTCGGAGAGTTGTCCCACAACCGCTTCAATCCTAAGATG GATCACCTGGTATGTTTCCTGCCAGGGACTCTTGCTCTCGGGGCCCACAATGGCCTCCCAGGGGATCATATGGATCTGGCTGTGCAGCTGATGGAGACCTGTCACCAGATGTACAAGCAGATGGAGACGGGACTGAGCCCAGAGATCGCACACTTCAGCCTGCAGGCCAGTGATGGGAGTGATGTTATTGTGAAG CCTGCGGACAGACACAACCTGCTGAGGCCAGAAACTGTGGAAAGTCTCTTCTACATGTACAGATTCACCAAAGACGCCAAGTACAGAGACTGGGGATGGGACATGCTGCAGAGTTTCAATAAGTACACAAAG GTCTCTGGTGGTGGCTACACATCCATTAACAACGTCCGCGACCCACTTAGCCCCGGGCCCCGGGACAAGATGGAGAGTTTCTTCTTGGGAGAGACATTGAAGTACTTCTATCTGCTCTTCTCTGATGACATGGAACTTCTCAGTCTAGACAAGTATATCTTTAACACAGAAGCCCATCCTCTCCCCATATGGCCCTCTCCACCTAAGTGA
- the man1b1a gene encoding endoplasmic reticulum mannosyl-oligosaccharide 1,2-alpha-mannosidase isoform X1: MYPPSRKDFISLTLSDPHSQTYNNGKHRRQSCWRKWKQLSRLQRSLILFLLALLLILGLLSYSSITEHWRGLSDQEDWLELNDRELKAIPPGVKPVLGQTAGKAPAPVGGPHLRLTVVPDAAGEARGPNIPILVKPPIKKKIFANKRGPPSLQRDGNVSDTVGKEKQEQVVQEDEGEEEEKQKKIVSWRGAMIEADQATEPPPSANEKDAAVPPAPANPADTVPLEVSPETRERLEAVCDAFRHAWKGYKDYAWGHDELKPISKSFGEWFGLGLTLIDALDTMWIMGLKEEFAEAKTWVEKDLSFNKNVDVNLFETTIRILGGLLSTYHLTGDQLFLEKAKDLGSRLMPAFKTPSKIPFSDVNIGKGTAHPPRWTSDSTLAEVTSIQLEFRELSRLTQDPQYQEAVNEVMTLVHKLPGKHDGLVPMFINTNNGQFTHKGVFTLGARADSYYEYLLKQWIQGGKTEDNLLEDYLEAIEGVKKHLVRQTGPSKLTFVGELSHNRFNPKMDHLVCFLPGTLALGAHNGLPGDHMDLAVQLMETCHQMYKQMETGLSPEIAHFSLQASDGSDVIVKPADRHNLLRPETVESLFYMYRFTKDAKYRDWGWDMLQSFNKYTKVSGGGYTSINNVRDPLSPGPRDKMESFFLGETLKYFYLLFSDDMELLSLDKYIFNTEAHPLPIWPSPPK, encoded by the exons ATGTACCCGCCTTCCAGAAAGGACTTCATCTCTCTGACACTCAGTGACCCACACAGTCAGACCTACAACAATGGCAAGCACCGAAGGCAGTCCTGCTGGAGA AAATGGAAGCAGCTGTCTCGGCTCCAGCGAAGCCTCATCCTGTTCCTGCTGGCTCTGCTGCTCATATTGGGACTGCTCTCCTACAGCAGCATCACAGAACATTGGAGAG GTTTGTCTGACCAGGAGGACTGGCTAGAGTTGAATGACAGAGAATTAAAGGCCATTCCTCCAGGTGTGAAGCCAGTGTTGGGTCAAACTGCAGGTAAAGCTCCAGCTCCAGTGGGGGGACCTCATTTGCGGCTAACTGTTGTTCCAGATGCTGCGGGAGAAGCCAGAGGACCAAATATCCCCATACTGGTTAAGCCTCCAATTAAG AAAAAGATATTTGCAAACAAAAGAGGTCCACCAAGCCTACAGAGAGATGGAAATGTTTCAGACACGGTCGGCAAGGAGAAGCAAGAGCAGGTGGTTCAAGAGGACGAAggcgaggaggaggaaaaacaaaagaagattgTCAG CTGGAGAGGAGCAATGATTGAAGCTGACCAGGCTACAGAACCTCCACCCTCAGCCAATGAGAAAGATGCAGCAGTGCCCCCAGCACCTGCCAACCCAGCTGACACTGTCCCACTAGAAG TTTCACCTGAAACTAGAGAGAGACTGGAGGCAGTATGCGATGCCTTCAGACATGCTTGGAAAGGCTACAAGGACTACGCCTGGGGTCACGATGAACTCAAGCCCATCTCCAAATCTTTTGGTGAATGGTTTGGACTGGGTCTGACGCTGATTGATGCTTTGGACACCATGTGGATTATGGGCCTAAAAGAAg aatttgcagaagcAAAGACCTGGGTAGAGAAAGATCTGTCCTTTAACAAGAATGTGGATGTGAATTTATTTGAAACAACCATACGTATCCTGGGGGGGCTGCTGAGCACTTACCATCTAACAGGAGACCAGCTTTTCTTGGAAAAAGCT AAAGACCTTGGCTCCAGATTGATGCCTGCCTTCAAAACACCTTCAAAGATTCCCTTCTCAGATGTCAACATTGGAAAGGGAACAGCACACCCTCCCAGATGGACATCAGACAGTACGCTCGCTGAAGTCACAAGCATTCAGCTGGAATTCAGAGAGCTGAGCCGCCTCACTCAGGACCCACAGTATCAG GAGGCTGTGAATGAGGTAATGACGCTGGTCCACAAACTGCCCGGCAAACATGACGGACTGGTGCCCATGTTCATCAATACCAACAACGGCCAGTTCACCCACAAAGGAGTCTTCACACTTGGTGCCCGGGCAGACAGCTACTATGAATACCTGCTCAAACAGTGGATTCAGGGAGGCAAAACAGAAGACAA TCTGTTGGAGGACTACCTTGAGGCCATAGAGGGAGTGAAAAAACACCTGGTGAGACAGACGGGACCCAGCAAGTTGACCTTTGTCGGAGAGTTGTCCCACAACCGCTTCAATCCTAAGATG GATCACCTGGTATGTTTCCTGCCAGGGACTCTTGCTCTCGGGGCCCACAATGGCCTCCCAGGGGATCATATGGATCTGGCTGTGCAGCTGATGGAGACCTGTCACCAGATGTACAAGCAGATGGAGACGGGACTGAGCCCAGAGATCGCACACTTCAGCCTGCAGGCCAGTGATGGGAGTGATGTTATTGTGAAG CCTGCGGACAGACACAACCTGCTGAGGCCAGAAACTGTGGAAAGTCTCTTCTACATGTACAGATTCACCAAAGACGCCAAGTACAGAGACTGGGGATGGGACATGCTGCAGAGTTTCAATAAGTACACAAAG GTCTCTGGTGGTGGCTACACATCCATTAACAACGTCCGCGACCCACTTAGCCCCGGGCCCCGGGACAAGATGGAGAGTTTCTTCTTGGGAGAGACATTGAAGTACTTCTATCTGCTCTTCTCTGATGACATGGAACTTCTCAGTCTAGACAAGTATATCTTTAACACAGAAGCCCATCCTCTCCCCATATGGCCCTCTCCACCTAAGTGA